One Alligator mississippiensis isolate rAllMis1 chromosome 1, rAllMis1, whole genome shotgun sequence genomic window carries:
- the CEP97 gene encoding centrosomal protein of 97 kDa isoform X1, translating to MGTRLLYAPRGAGRDETAAPNEGAQQGVEVGLPRWRRLLICAWPCVAWRRVQTGSMAAANSEESGPVAGAEEGLVVNWSGQGLQKLGPILPCNADTHTLILDKNQIIKLEHLEKCRNLMQLSVANNRLVRMMGVAKLTQLQVLNLPHNSIGYVEGLKDLVHLEWLNLAGNNLKMIDQINSCTSLQHLDLSDNNMSQIGDLSKLRSLKTLLLHGNIITSLRTVPVCLPQSLTILSLAENEIRDLNEISFLASLPQLEQLSIMSNPCVMATPSIPGFDYRPYIVSWCLNLKVLDGYVISQKESLKAEWLYSQGKGRSYRPGQHIQLVQYLATVCPLISSYGLQTEEDAKLEKILSKQRLHQRQLMYQNQNEGPITSSTPNKGVSLVCEQSSPALGPQIVLESEPVIQMNSWVGPSTNDDHSYAAKNAFPVERSCRKELYLEDIQTDEDKLNSSLLSSESTFMPVASGLSPVSPTTELRLHGITSDMEVDDATVIEFVKEVNESADNKQEKISWVATECSIKATESVEAQEKNKEAELLPFLNPATVAADLTASTSCSLASCVDQVLGSYSIPSVNDEQTLLSDHTVKRDSIDELASVDHDAGELQKLNKAATKLQACWRGFYARNYHPKAKEARYEIRLSRMQEHIVCLTDEVTKLIRERDEEKIQRLVQEEAISYLWDQVQSLQQWQLTMNQNLNTIWQHPVPISSTLNSSNLPVQSSDLFKEPSPDVSSTCSASVVETILEKFLPEFPDSGFHSSMIDQTHISDLHGSENSFTHGSDSFPVENSIETVKHFGDSVSEGPSNAEDALVDYGDQSKKSSNSEQDSSLLQQYLTSVQQLEEDDDRTCCSDGTEGSRPQTAASEEKQDSLSDTVSVDTQDLSSLAQDEMSQLPDSCKLNSGVVEAKQTECDSSFQVLPVSIPV from the exons TGCGGCGCCCAATGAGGGCGCTCAGCAGGGCGTGGAGGTGGGGCTGCCTCGCTGGAGGAGGCTGCTAATCTGCGCGTGGCCCTGCGTTGCTTGGCGGCGTGTGCAAACGGGCAGCATGGCGGCGGCGAACAGCGAAGAGAGCGGCCCGGTCGCGGGCGCCGAGGAAG GTCTGGTAGTTAACTGGTCAGGACAAGGGCTACAAAAGCTGGGTCCAATATTACCGTGCAATGCTGATACTCACACTCTGATTCTGGATAAAAACCAAATAATTAAATTGGAGCATTTGGAGAAATGCAGAAACCTGATGCAG CTGTCAGTGGCCAATAATCGGCTGGTACGAATGATGGGTGTAGCAAAACTTACTCAGCTCCAGGTACTAAATCTGCCTCACAATAGCATTGGTTACGTGGAGGGCTTAAAGGATCTGGTGCACCTGGAATGGCTAAACCTGGCAGGAAATAACCTGAAG ATGATAGATCAGATCAACAGCTGCACATCTCTTCAACATCTTGATCTATCAGACAATAATATGTCTCAAATAGGAGATCTCTCCAAGCTTAGATCTCTAAAG ACTCTTCTGCTCCATGGAAATATTATAACTTCTCTTCGCACAGTCCCTGTTTGCCTACCTCAGAGTCTGACCATTCTTTCATTGGCAGAAAATGAAATCAGGGACTTAAATGAG ATTTCTTTCTTGGCTTCTCTTCCTCAATTGGAGCAGTTGTCAATTATGAGCAACCCTTGTGTGATGGCTACGCCTTCTATTCCTGGATTTGACTATCGACCCTATATTGTCAGCTGGTGTTTGAACCTTAAAGTTCTAGATGGATATGTGATTTCTCAGAAAGAAAG TTTGAAAGCAGAATGGCTTTATAGTCAAGGTAAAGGGCGATCATATCGACCTGGGCAGCACATTCAGTTAGTTCAGTACCTTGCCACTGTTTGTCCTCTTATTTCTTCGTATGGTCTCCAGACTGAAGAGGATGCCAAACTGGAAAAAATACTAAGCAAGCAGAG GCTCCACCAGAGGCAACTGATGTACCAAAACCAAAATGAAGGACCAATTACATCCTCTACTCCCAACAAAGGGGTGTCACTTGTGTGTGAACAAAGCAGTCCCGCCCTGGGGCCACAGATAGTCCTTGAAAGTG AACCTGTTATCCAAATGAATTCTTGGGTTGGGCCAAGCACCAATGATGATCACTCTTACGCAGCAAAGAATGCCTTTCCAGTTGAAAGAAGTTGTCGCAAAGAGCTGTACCTGGAAGATATACAGACTGATGAAGACAAACTGAACAGCAGTCTTCTCTCCTCCGAGTCTACTTTTATGCCTGTTGCTTCAGGATTGTCTCCTGTATCTCCAACTACAGAACTGAGACTACATGGAATCACTTCAGACATGGAAGTTGATGATGCTACAGTGATTGAATTTGTGAAAGAAGTTAATGAGAGTGCAGAtaacaaacaagaaaagatttCTTGGGTTGCAACAGAGTGCTCCATCAAAGCAACAGAATCTGTAGAAgctcaagagaaaaataaagaggCTGAATTATTACCTTTCCTTAATCCAGCAACAGTTGCCGCTGATCTGACTGCTAGTACTAGCTGCTCTCTAGCCTCCTGTGTAGACCAAGTTCTCGGGAGTTACTCTATCCCATCAGTGAATGATGAACAAACTCTTCTTTCAGACCACACTGTAAAGAGAGATTCTATTGATGAATTGGCTTCTGTGGATCATGATGCAGGTGAATTGCAAAAACTGAACAAAGCAGCCACCAAGCTTCAGGCCTGCTGGAGAGGATTTTATGCAAGGAACTACCATCCCAAAGCCAAGGAAGCGCGTTATGAAATTCGCCTAAGCAGAATGCAAGAGCACATTGTTTGCTTAACTGATGAAGTAACAAA ACTaataagagagagagatgaagaaaAGATTCAAAGACTTGTACAAGAGGAGGCCATCAGCTACCTTTGGGACCAG GTTCAATCACTTCAACAGTGGCAACTTACAATGAACCAAAATCTTAATACAATTTGGCAGCATCCTGTTCCTATATCAAGTACTTTGAATTCATCCAACCTACCTGTTCAGTCATCTGATCTCTTTAAAGAACCTTCTCCTGATGTTAGTTCTACCTGTTCGGCTTCAGTAGTTGAAACTATTCTGGAGAAATTTTTACCAGAGTTCCCAGACTCTGGCTTTCATTCCTCCATGATTGATCAAACCCACATTAGTGATTTACATGGCTCTGAAAATAGTTTTACACATGGGAGTGACAGTTTTCCTGTGGAAAATTCTATAGAAACTGTCAAACATTTTGGGGATTCTGTTTCAGAAGGTCCTTCCAATGCAGAAGATGCTCTGGTAGACTATGGAGATCAGAGTAAGAAGAGCTCTAACAGCGAGCAAGACAGTAGTCTTTTGCAGCAGTATCTGACATCTGTTCAGCAGCTAGAAGAGGATGATGACAGGACATGTTGCAGTGATGGGACAGAAGGAAGTAGGCCCCAGACAGCAGCTTCAGAGGAAAAACAAGATTCTTTATCTGACACAGTTTCTGTAGACACTCAAGACTTAAGTTCACTTGCACAAGATGAAATGAGTCAGTTGCCAGACAGCTGTAAATTGAATTCAGGAGTAGTGGAAGCAAAACAAACAGAGTGTGACTCTTCATTTCAGGTGCTGCCTGTTAGCATACCTGTCTAG
- the CEP97 gene encoding centrosomal protein of 97 kDa isoform X2, with translation MGTRLLYAPRGAGRDETAAPNEGAQQGVEVGLPRWRRLLICAWPCVAWRRVQTGSMAAANSEESGPVAGAEEGLVVNWSGQGLQKLGPILPCNADTHTLILDKNQIIKLEHLEKCRNLMQLSVANNRLVRMMGVAKLTQLQMIDQINSCTSLQHLDLSDNNMSQIGDLSKLRSLKTLLLHGNIITSLRTVPVCLPQSLTILSLAENEIRDLNEISFLASLPQLEQLSIMSNPCVMATPSIPGFDYRPYIVSWCLNLKVLDGYVISQKESLKAEWLYSQGKGRSYRPGQHIQLVQYLATVCPLISSYGLQTEEDAKLEKILSKQRLHQRQLMYQNQNEGPITSSTPNKGVSLVCEQSSPALGPQIVLESEPVIQMNSWVGPSTNDDHSYAAKNAFPVERSCRKELYLEDIQTDEDKLNSSLLSSESTFMPVASGLSPVSPTTELRLHGITSDMEVDDATVIEFVKEVNESADNKQEKISWVATECSIKATESVEAQEKNKEAELLPFLNPATVAADLTASTSCSLASCVDQVLGSYSIPSVNDEQTLLSDHTVKRDSIDELASVDHDAGELQKLNKAATKLQACWRGFYARNYHPKAKEARYEIRLSRMQEHIVCLTDEVTKLIRERDEEKIQRLVQEEAISYLWDQVQSLQQWQLTMNQNLNTIWQHPVPISSTLNSSNLPVQSSDLFKEPSPDVSSTCSASVVETILEKFLPEFPDSGFHSSMIDQTHISDLHGSENSFTHGSDSFPVENSIETVKHFGDSVSEGPSNAEDALVDYGDQSKKSSNSEQDSSLLQQYLTSVQQLEEDDDRTCCSDGTEGSRPQTAASEEKQDSLSDTVSVDTQDLSSLAQDEMSQLPDSCKLNSGVVEAKQTECDSSFQVLPVSIPV, from the exons TGCGGCGCCCAATGAGGGCGCTCAGCAGGGCGTGGAGGTGGGGCTGCCTCGCTGGAGGAGGCTGCTAATCTGCGCGTGGCCCTGCGTTGCTTGGCGGCGTGTGCAAACGGGCAGCATGGCGGCGGCGAACAGCGAAGAGAGCGGCCCGGTCGCGGGCGCCGAGGAAG GTCTGGTAGTTAACTGGTCAGGACAAGGGCTACAAAAGCTGGGTCCAATATTACCGTGCAATGCTGATACTCACACTCTGATTCTGGATAAAAACCAAATAATTAAATTGGAGCATTTGGAGAAATGCAGAAACCTGATGCAG CTGTCAGTGGCCAATAATCGGCTGGTACGAATGATGGGTGTAGCAAAACTTACTCAGCTCCAG ATGATAGATCAGATCAACAGCTGCACATCTCTTCAACATCTTGATCTATCAGACAATAATATGTCTCAAATAGGAGATCTCTCCAAGCTTAGATCTCTAAAG ACTCTTCTGCTCCATGGAAATATTATAACTTCTCTTCGCACAGTCCCTGTTTGCCTACCTCAGAGTCTGACCATTCTTTCATTGGCAGAAAATGAAATCAGGGACTTAAATGAG ATTTCTTTCTTGGCTTCTCTTCCTCAATTGGAGCAGTTGTCAATTATGAGCAACCCTTGTGTGATGGCTACGCCTTCTATTCCTGGATTTGACTATCGACCCTATATTGTCAGCTGGTGTTTGAACCTTAAAGTTCTAGATGGATATGTGATTTCTCAGAAAGAAAG TTTGAAAGCAGAATGGCTTTATAGTCAAGGTAAAGGGCGATCATATCGACCTGGGCAGCACATTCAGTTAGTTCAGTACCTTGCCACTGTTTGTCCTCTTATTTCTTCGTATGGTCTCCAGACTGAAGAGGATGCCAAACTGGAAAAAATACTAAGCAAGCAGAG GCTCCACCAGAGGCAACTGATGTACCAAAACCAAAATGAAGGACCAATTACATCCTCTACTCCCAACAAAGGGGTGTCACTTGTGTGTGAACAAAGCAGTCCCGCCCTGGGGCCACAGATAGTCCTTGAAAGTG AACCTGTTATCCAAATGAATTCTTGGGTTGGGCCAAGCACCAATGATGATCACTCTTACGCAGCAAAGAATGCCTTTCCAGTTGAAAGAAGTTGTCGCAAAGAGCTGTACCTGGAAGATATACAGACTGATGAAGACAAACTGAACAGCAGTCTTCTCTCCTCCGAGTCTACTTTTATGCCTGTTGCTTCAGGATTGTCTCCTGTATCTCCAACTACAGAACTGAGACTACATGGAATCACTTCAGACATGGAAGTTGATGATGCTACAGTGATTGAATTTGTGAAAGAAGTTAATGAGAGTGCAGAtaacaaacaagaaaagatttCTTGGGTTGCAACAGAGTGCTCCATCAAAGCAACAGAATCTGTAGAAgctcaagagaaaaataaagaggCTGAATTATTACCTTTCCTTAATCCAGCAACAGTTGCCGCTGATCTGACTGCTAGTACTAGCTGCTCTCTAGCCTCCTGTGTAGACCAAGTTCTCGGGAGTTACTCTATCCCATCAGTGAATGATGAACAAACTCTTCTTTCAGACCACACTGTAAAGAGAGATTCTATTGATGAATTGGCTTCTGTGGATCATGATGCAGGTGAATTGCAAAAACTGAACAAAGCAGCCACCAAGCTTCAGGCCTGCTGGAGAGGATTTTATGCAAGGAACTACCATCCCAAAGCCAAGGAAGCGCGTTATGAAATTCGCCTAAGCAGAATGCAAGAGCACATTGTTTGCTTAACTGATGAAGTAACAAA ACTaataagagagagagatgaagaaaAGATTCAAAGACTTGTACAAGAGGAGGCCATCAGCTACCTTTGGGACCAG GTTCAATCACTTCAACAGTGGCAACTTACAATGAACCAAAATCTTAATACAATTTGGCAGCATCCTGTTCCTATATCAAGTACTTTGAATTCATCCAACCTACCTGTTCAGTCATCTGATCTCTTTAAAGAACCTTCTCCTGATGTTAGTTCTACCTGTTCGGCTTCAGTAGTTGAAACTATTCTGGAGAAATTTTTACCAGAGTTCCCAGACTCTGGCTTTCATTCCTCCATGATTGATCAAACCCACATTAGTGATTTACATGGCTCTGAAAATAGTTTTACACATGGGAGTGACAGTTTTCCTGTGGAAAATTCTATAGAAACTGTCAAACATTTTGGGGATTCTGTTTCAGAAGGTCCTTCCAATGCAGAAGATGCTCTGGTAGACTATGGAGATCAGAGTAAGAAGAGCTCTAACAGCGAGCAAGACAGTAGTCTTTTGCAGCAGTATCTGACATCTGTTCAGCAGCTAGAAGAGGATGATGACAGGACATGTTGCAGTGATGGGACAGAAGGAAGTAGGCCCCAGACAGCAGCTTCAGAGGAAAAACAAGATTCTTTATCTGACACAGTTTCTGTAGACACTCAAGACTTAAGTTCACTTGCACAAGATGAAATGAGTCAGTTGCCAGACAGCTGTAAATTGAATTCAGGAGTAGTGGAAGCAAAACAAACAGAGTGTGACTCTTCATTTCAGGTGCTGCCTGTTAGCATACCTGTCTAG